In one Silene latifolia isolate original U9 population chromosome 10, ASM4854445v1, whole genome shotgun sequence genomic region, the following are encoded:
- the LOC141607463 gene encoding uncharacterized protein LOC141607463 → MSTGEFAYLNAISLKHWSRHPFSSQTKSELLLNNCCESFNSVLEQCRDKPILTLFEWIRRYVMNRMFTRFQILDKYKSSIMNTTTKSLYKVAKQSRNYQILQSGLMEIEVTSKADVNDRWVVNLDKMTCEYFQWELTDIPCAHAYGCLVKKRIDPVTYVHKAYSRDLYRLNYSTHIQPLLGTNN, encoded by the coding sequence ATGTCAACTGGTGAATTTGCTTACTTAAATGCAATCTCTCTTAAACACTGGTCTAGGCATCCCTTTAGTAGTCAAACCAAGTCAGAACTTTTACTCAACAACTGTTGTGAAAGCTTTAATAGTGTGTTAGAGCAGTGTAGGGATAAACCTATTTTAACATTATTTGAATGGATTAGGAGATATGTAATGAATAGAATGTTTACCAGATTCCAAATACTTGACAAGTACAAAAGTAGCATTATGAATACCACCACTAAGTCTTTATATAAGGTTGCAAAACAGAGTAGAAATTACCAAATTTTGCAGTCTGGTTTGATGGAGATTGAGGTAACCTCTAAAGCTGATGTGAATGACAGATGGGTGGTGAATCTAGATAAGATGACTTGTGAGTATTTTCAGTGGGAGCTGACAGACATACCATGTGCTCATGCATATGGTTGTCTTGTAAAGAAAAGGATTGACCCCGTGACTTATGTACACAAAGCTTATTCAAGAGACTTGTATAGGCTTAATTATTCAACTCATATCCAACCTCTGCTTGGCACCAATAATTGA